The Heterodontus francisci isolate sHetFra1 chromosome 13, sHetFra1.hap1, whole genome shotgun sequence genome includes a region encoding these proteins:
- the LOC137376296 gene encoding cystatin-like isoform X2, translating to MAGWQCLFAIFSIALISVSAFPPHSVKESQQIAPSSGDIPLVLKVDANDKGFQAIAQLALQEFSHNSGYIYQVIQFLTAKVQMFEGSMYIFDVLLGKTGCQVTKNGQQAENCQVIQVPTGQSMTYLCHFIVWKDPSSENQKVLSNDCQKLNL from the exons atggcTGGCTGGCAGTGTCTTTTTGCTATTTTCTCCATTGCTCTTATTTCAGTCTCTGCTTTCCCCCCTCACAGTGTCAAGGAAAGTCAGCAAATTGCTCCAAGCAGCGGTGACATACCTTTAGTTCTGAAGGTTGATGCAAATGACAAGGGATTCCAAGCTATCGCACAACTTGCTCTGCAAGAATTCAGCCACAACAGTGGCTACATCTACCAGGTCATCCAGTTTCTGACTGCCAAAGTACAG ATGTTTGAAGGATCCATGTACATTTTCGATGTTCTCCTGGGGAAAACTGGTTGCCAGGTCACCAAAAATGGGCAACAAGCGGAAAACTGCCAAGTAATTCAGGTTCCTACAGGACAATCAATG ACATACCTGTGCCACTTTATCGTTTGGAAAGACCCTTCATCTGAAAACCAAAAGGTTTTATCGAATGACTGCCAAAAACTTAATCTGTAA
- the LOC137376296 gene encoding cystatin-like isoform X3 yields MAEKQAISVKESQQIAPSSGDIPLVLKVDANDKGFQAIAQLALQEFSHNSGYIYQVIQFLTAKVQMFEGSMYIFDVLLGKTGCQVTKNGQQAENCQVIQVPTGQSMTYLCHFIVWKDPSSENQKVLSNDCQKLNL; encoded by the exons TGTCAAGGAAAGTCAGCAAATTGCTCCAAGCAGCGGTGACATACCTTTAGTTCTGAAGGTTGATGCAAATGACAAGGGATTCCAAGCTATCGCACAACTTGCTCTGCAAGAATTCAGCCACAACAGTGGCTACATCTACCAGGTCATCCAGTTTCTGACTGCCAAAGTACAG ATGTTTGAAGGATCCATGTACATTTTCGATGTTCTCCTGGGGAAAACTGGTTGCCAGGTCACCAAAAATGGGCAACAAGCGGAAAACTGCCAAGTAATTCAGGTTCCTACAGGACAATCAATG ACATACCTGTGCCACTTTATCGTTTGGAAAGACCCTTCATCTGAAAACCAAAAGGTTTTATCGAATGACTGCCAAAAACTTAATCTGTAA